From Pedobacter aquae:
TCTATATCGTGGATTTTATAACGATCTACCTGCATTTTAGGTGTTACATCCATAATCTCCCCATCTACCCTAACTTTTAGGAAACCTTGCTTTCTTATTTGCTCAAACAATTCGCGGTAATGTCCTTTTCTACCTTTAACAACAGGTGCTAGAATGTTAATAGGTTTGCCATCAAATTGAGTTAAAATTTGGTTTAATATCTGGTCTTCAGACATTTTAACCATTTTCTCTCCCGTATTATAGGAGTACGCATCGCCAACACGGGCAAATAAGAGACGCATAAAATCATAAATCTCTGTAATGGTACCTACCGTAGAACGAGGATTTTTAGAAGTAGTTTTTTGCTCAATAGCGATAACGGGACTTAAGCCTGATATTTTATCTACATCAGGGCGCTCCATACCCCCCATAAACTGACGAGAATAGGCCGAGAAAGTCTCCATATAACGCCTTTGCCCTTCGGCATAAATGGTATCAAATGCTAAAGAAGATTTTCCCGAGCCGCTTAAACCAGTAATAACAACCAGTTGGTTACGCGGAAATGATATATCTATGTTCTTTAAATTATGAACTCTGGCACCATAAACTTCTACTTCTGTTTGTTCGCCAAGGTCAATAGGTTTCTTACTCATATAAAAGCTTCCTGCACTAAATAAAGATTTTATTTATGCTTTTGTTTGTTGTTTGCGAGGATTTTCTCAGCCGCAAAAATAACAAAAAAGGCTGGACCACAGGGTCCAACCTTTCTATTTCATTGTCATTTTAATTCTTAAGGTTGGTAAGCCAACAACTTCCTAGGGTTGTTAATTTGATAACCATATTTTTCTGGTTTTTCTATAACTTCTTTCATAGAAATAAGGCTGTACACATACCTACCCGTTTCGCGGTTTAGTTTTAACCTAAAATAGTTATCTTCTCCTTGCCTGTTAATTTGTCTTTGTAAACTTCCTTCGCCAACGTTGTAGGCTGCTGCAACTAAAGTCCAACTGTTAAATACTTTGTATAAATCTTTTAAGTATTTAGCTGCTGCTACTGTAGAAAGGTACACATTGGTACGCTCATCAATTTGGCTGTTTACTTTTAAACCGTAGCTTTTGGCTGTTTGGGGCATAAACTGCCATAAACCTGCTGCTCCTTTTGGCGAAACTTTTCCACGAGCCATACCGGTTTCTACCAAAGGGATATACTTAAAATCTTCTGGAATACCGTAGGCTTTAAGCACTGGTTCTATCACTGGGAACCATCTTTCTGCTCTTTGGTGTAATTTTAAAGTTTGAACCTGACGAAATGAGTTTGCCTTTAAGGCTCTTTTCATTTTATAGTCGATTTTTTCATCCCCTAAAGGGATCATTTCATCGGCAAAACTTAATAATTCTTGAGACCTTTCTTTTGCTACTTTATCTTTTGTAGCCTCAATATTTAACGGATTATTTATCTTGTTAAACCCGGTGGAATAGCTGTAACCAAACATTTTTGCAACTAAGCAAACAACCAACATCAAGCTACAAGTTATTACGCTTTTACGCTTCATAAATCTTGTTTTAATTACCACTCAACTTTTAAAAGAGTGCAAATATACAACATATAAATCACATTATCAAACACTTACAAAAACACCCGTTTTTTGGATGCTTATATGGATGCTTTATTTGACTAGTTTTCCATACAGAACGCTACTGTTTTTTACCATAAAAAATTGCATAATTTTAGTACATTTGTAGCCCTCAAAAGAGGATAAAAACGATAACATGTCATTCAACAAAAACAGGAACAGTCGCGACGACAAGTCCGGAAGAGACAGCAACAAACCTTCCAGATCTTCATCATCAAATAGAAGGCCACAATCAGGCGAAAACTCATCAGACAGAAAAGACAAACCTTACGGCGATAGAAAAGAAAGCTCCAGCGGAGAGAGAAAATCTTTTGGCGATAGGAAGCCTTATGGCGATAGAAAAGAAGGTGGTTTTGGTGGAGAAAGGAAATCTTACGGAGATAGAAAAGAAGGTGGCTTTAGTGGAGAAAGAAAATCTTACGGAGACAGAAAAGAAGGCGGTTTTGGTGGAGAGAGAAAATCTTACGGAGACAGAAAGCCTTTCGGCGATAGAAAAGAAGGCGGTTTTAGTGGAGAGAGAAAATCTTACGGAGACAGAAAGCCTTTCGGCGATAGAAAAGAAGGCGGTTTTAGTGGAGAGAGAAAATCTTACGGAGATAGAAAGCCTTTCGGCGATAGAAAAGAAGGCGGTTTTGGTGGTGAGAGAAAATCTTACGGAGATAGAAAAGAAAGCGGTTTTGGTGGAGAGAGAAA
This genomic window contains:
- a CDS encoding lytic transglycosylase domain-containing protein produces the protein MKRKSVITCSLMLVVCLVAKMFGYSYSTGFNKINNPLNIEATKDKVAKERSQELLSFADEMIPLGDEKIDYKMKRALKANSFRQVQTLKLHQRAERWFPVIEPVLKAYGIPEDFKYIPLVETGMARGKVSPKGAAGLWQFMPQTAKSYGLKVNSQIDERTNVYLSTVAAAKYLKDLYKVFNSWTLVAAAYNVGEGSLQRQINRQGEDNYFRLKLNRETGRYVYSLISMKEVIEKPEKYGYQINNPRKLLAYQP